The DNA window AGTTGCCGACCCAGTAGCCGTCCTTGTCTTTGGCGCTCGCCGGAATGCTGGCCCAGGTCGAGGGCTTGTAGGGCGTGAACAGCTTCTCGGTCTTGCCCTGAATGGCAAAGGCCGGGCCGACGTCGACCACGTCGGGCGAGCGGCGCTGACCCTTCAGCGAGCGGATCGCCTGCAGCTCTTCGGCGCTGGAGATGTCGGGCGAGGCGTTGGTGAGCTTCAGCCCGTACATCTTCTGGAAGGTGTCCATGATCTCGCCGTAGTTGGCCCAGTCTGGCGGCAGCGCGATGGTGTTGAGGTTGCCGTCCTTCTTGCCCGCCGTCACGATGACGCCCGGAATGTTGGGCATCACCATGGTCTGCGCCGCGACCATCACGGACGTACCCGCGACCAGCAAAGCGCTCAGTTGAATCGTCTTCTTCTTCATGGCTCACCTCAGGGAGTGGATTTCTGTACTTCAGGAGTCTGTACGCTGATTGTAAGCGCTATGTCAAGAAAATGTGAAACATCCCACGCCGACTCTGGCCCAGATTCATCCAGTTAGTGATAGGAGGCTGACTGTGCGCGTTTAAGCTGCTGGCATGACACTCCCGAATCGCCGCGATCCACTGAGCCGTCTGGGCCTGGCAGTCACGCTGCCAGAGCTGGAAGTGTGCGCCGACTGGCTGAAAGCCGGGGCCAGAGACGTGGAGTTGCAGGACATCTGCGAACTCCCGGAACTGCTGGACGGTGACTGGCGCACACAGGCCCGGACTTCGCTGCGCCTGCTGGAAGGCCATACCGGGCGCGTCGGTGTGCACGCTCCGTTCTGGAATCTGTCGCCCGTGGCGATTGACCCGGCCATTCGCCGGGTGGTGCAGAGCCGCTATCTGCTGGGCCTGGACTACGCGGAGGAGGTCGGCGGCACACATCTGGTCATCCACAGCCCCTTCTTCTTCTTCGGGCACAGCATGGTGGTGCACCAGGACACCCTTCCACGAGAACTCTCCATCGCCCACGACACGCTCGCCCCGGTGCTGGAACGCGCCACACGCCTGAACTGCACGGTGGTGATCGAGAACATTCTGGACGTGAATCCGGTGCCGCTCAAAACACTGGTGGCATCGTTCGGCAGCCCGTACATCCGCATGAGCATCGACGTGGGACACGCGCATATTCAGGTCGGGCGCGGCGCTCCCCCGGCGGCCCAGTGGCTCCACGCGGCGGGCGAGTTGCTGGGCCACGTCCACCTTCAGGACAACGACGGCGCGTCGGATGCGCACCTCGCACCCGGCGGCGGAACGGTTCACTGGGAAAGCGTGCTGCGCGAACTGCGGACTTCCTCCACCGACCCGCGCCTGATCGTGGAAGTGGTGCCGGGCGAGGTGCGGCGGGCGATGGCGTGGGTGGACAGTCTGGAAGCGGCTAGCATGACGCATGAGTGAATCTCTGCTGACTCTGCTCGACTGGCGCAGACGCCTGAACGACCTGTACGCCGAGGTGCGCCGCCTGAGACGGGGCGACCCACAGGCCGCGCATGCCCACTGGCAGGAGGTTCGCAACGAGCTGTTTGCCCGGCATCCACAGACGCCGCTGACCCCCGAAGCCCGCGCCGCTTTCACTGCGCTGCCCGTGTGGCCCTACGACCCGGCCTATGCCTTCTGTGCCCGTGTGCAGACCGACCTGCCCACCGAGCAGTTCGTGGTGCAGACCTCGGCAGGCCATGACATGCCACTGACACGGGTCGGACGAGTGGCCCTCCGCAACGAGCACCACGACCTCGGCACGCTCGACGCGTACTGGATCGCCGTGTACGGCGGCGGCCTCTTCGTGCCGTTCAGAGACGGCGGCAGCGGGCGCAGCAGCTACGGCGGCGGGCGGTATCTGCTCGACACCGTGAAGAGTGCCGACCTGGGAAATTCACCCGGTGGCGAGCTGCTGCTGGATTTCAATTTCGCGTACCATCCGTCGTGCTACTACGATCCGCAGTGGAGTTGCCCGCTGGCCCCGCCGCAGAACCACCTGAACGCCGAGGTGCGGGCCGGAGAACGATCAGCCGAGCAGCACGCGTAACGCTCCTTCCAGCGGAAGGAAACTGGAGAGCGAGGCATGCGGCACTACCTCCGGGGCGGGAAGCTGACGCGGGTTGTACCACACGGCCCTGAGTCCGGCGGCAACCGCGCCCGACACGTCGTTGAGCCAGTGGTCGCCCACCATCACGGCCTCTGCCGGGGCCACATTCAGCGCGGCGCAGGCGGCCCGGTAGCTGCGCGGGTCTGGCTTGGGCGGCGTCTCGTCGTAGGTGATCAGCGCGTCTACCAGCGGCGTCAGGCCGACGCGGCTCAGCTTTTCCTGCTGCACCTCGCGGGCGTAGTTGGTCAGTACCGCCAGCTTCAAGCCGCGTTCCCGGATCGCCTGCACGAGTTCCAGCACGCCGCCGTTCAGCGAATAGGCTGCCCGGTACGCCTCGCGGTAATGCTGGGCGGCGGTTTCGCCACTGATCTCCGAGATGCCCAGGTCGGCCAGCAGGTACTCGAAGCGCTGAATCCGCGCCTGCTGCGGGGTCAGCGTTCCGGCGTAGACCTGCGCTTCACGGGCGGCGATGGCGGCGGCGTGGCGGCTCAGCAGGTCTTCCGGGTGCAGCGCCGCGAAACCGGGGTGCAGCCGTCCCAGGCCCGCCAGTCCGGCGCGGGTGCTGCCCAGGTTGTCGAAGAGCGTGTCGTCGAGATCGAAGATGATGGCGGCTGGTGTCATATCGGTACGCTAGCGCAGGAGTGCACAAAATCCGCGCCTGTCAGAGTTCCTATGAATGCCGTATCTGGCGTCCTGATCTGAAGGGCCAATGCCACACCACAACATGAACACGACCCGCCACATCCAGACGATTCAGGGCCGCCCTTGCCTACTGGCGGTCAGTCTAGATCTGGACGGAAGCCGTTCTCTTCAGGCGTGTCGAGCATCACCTGAAGTGCGGTGCGTCTGTTTCCGTCGCTGAACCCGTGATCGTGAGCGAGCGTATAGCCGGTGGCCGCGAGCTTGAAACAGAAGGTCGGAGGGGCGTCATCGTTCCGACAGAAGCAACCAGCTTGCGATCACGCCGACATGGGCTCCCCCTGGACGCCCGTCACACAGCCTATTTTTTGCCTTCCAGCCGAATCAGATTGACGTTTTCCAGCACGCCCAGCGGCCCGGTGATCCAGTTTTTCACGTAGCTGCGGGCGGCAGACGGAGCCACGCCATGCACGATGGGAAGACGGACGTTGGCAGCGTAGGTGAGCGCGTGCAGTTGCGAATA is part of the Deinococcus sp. KNUC1210 genome and encodes:
- a CDS encoding sugar phosphate isomerase/epimerase, yielding MTLPNRRDPLSRLGLAVTLPELEVCADWLKAGARDVELQDICELPELLDGDWRTQARTSLRLLEGHTGRVGVHAPFWNLSPVAIDPAIRRVVQSRYLLGLDYAEEVGGTHLVIHSPFFFFGHSMVVHQDTLPRELSIAHDTLAPVLERATRLNCTVVIENILDVNPVPLKTLVASFGSPYIRMSIDVGHAHIQVGRGAPPAAQWLHAAGELLGHVHLQDNDGASDAHLAPGGGTVHWESVLRELRTSSTDPRLIVEVVPGEVRRAMAWVDSLEAASMTHE
- a CDS encoding DUF1684 domain-containing protein, which produces MSESLLTLLDWRRRLNDLYAEVRRLRRGDPQAAHAHWQEVRNELFARHPQTPLTPEARAAFTALPVWPYDPAYAFCARVQTDLPTEQFVVQTSAGHDMPLTRVGRVALRNEHHDLGTLDAYWIAVYGGGLFVPFRDGGSGRSSYGGGRYLLDTVKSADLGNSPGGELLLDFNFAYHPSCYYDPQWSCPLAPPQNHLNAEVRAGERSAEQHA
- a CDS encoding HAD family hydrolase, translated to MTPAAIIFDLDDTLFDNLGSTRAGLAGLGRLHPGFAALHPEDLLSRHAAAIAAREAQVYAGTLTPQQARIQRFEYLLADLGISEISGETAAQHYREAYRAAYSLNGGVLELVQAIRERGLKLAVLTNYAREVQQEKLSRVGLTPLVDALITYDETPPKPDPRSYRAACAALNVAPAEAVMVGDHWLNDVSGAVAAGLRAVWYNPRQLPAPEVVPHASLSSFLPLEGALRVLLG